TCCACTGGGGTGAAGCGTCCAAAAATTGATACAGACACCTTGAGTTTTCCCTTCTCTGGATCGATTTCGTCGATCCGTCCCACCATCGATGCAAAAGGCCCATCGTTAATTTTGACATCCTCGCTGACCTGATAAGTGACTTTGGGCACTTCCTTGCCTTCAGCTTCGCTCGCCTGGCTAATGATTCGGTCGATCTCTGACTTCTTGAGCGGTGTAGGCTGATCGCCACCGACAAAATTGATGACTCCCTGTGCTTCACGCACAAAATACCAAGGCTCCTGAAGGAGTTTTCCTGCTTCATCAAACAGGGTCATGTGCACGAAGATATAACCCGGATAAAATTTGCGCTTACGTTGGGTCTTTTTGCCATTTTTGACCTCAGCCACAGTTTCTTCCGGCATAAGGACCTCGTATACAAATTCG
Above is a genomic segment from Opitutales bacterium containing:
- the nusG gene encoding transcription termination/antitermination factor NusG; this encodes MPLSGPNWFAVQCLSNQEAKAKRYLDKFIEIEEMGEFVYEVLMPEETVAEVKNGKKTQRKRKFYPGYIFVHMTLFDEAGKLLQEPWYFVREAQGVINFVGGDQPTPLKKSEIDRIISQASEAEGKEVPKVTYQVSEDVKINDGPFASMVGRIDEIDPEKGKLKVSVSIFGRFTPVELEYWQVERSEEE